In the genome of Phlebotomus papatasi isolate M1 chromosome 2, Ppap_2.1, whole genome shotgun sequence, one region contains:
- the LOC129803359 gene encoding tetraspanin-2A has product MAGKGQGQGENAAKLENQIACIKYTIFCFNICAWMVAAALFALTVWIRAEPGFADWVDILEIHAYYIGIYILIGMSIIVMVSSFLGCCSALMEHSLALFMFIGTQCFCFIVGTVGAAVLLSFSTIGSNVQPMIYDTITRLIMASSHHQPSADILKMIQESIGCCGADGPNDYVILKHPLPRECRDTVTGNAFFHGCVDELTWFLEDKSGWVAGLAMALALMHVINGVMSLVLIQALKKEEGEVHGYRH; this is encoded by the exons ATGGCGGGAAAGGGCCAGGGACAGGGTGAAAATGCTGCAAAGCTGGAAAATCAAATAGCCTGCATTAAATACACAATATTCTGCTTCAACATTTGTGCTTGG ATGGTGGCTGCAGCTCTCTTTGCTCTCACCGTTTGGATAAGGGCTGAACCCGGTTTTGCTGATTGGGTGGATATCCTTGAGATTCATGCATACTACATTGGAATCTATATTCTTATTGGCATGAGTATTATTGTCATGGTTTCGTCTTTTCTGGGATGCTGCAGTGCCCTCATGGAACATTCACTTGCTCTATTCATG TTTATCGGTACACAATGCTTCTGCTTCATTGTTGGCACTGTTGGTGCTGCTGTTCTTCTGAGTTTCAGTACAATAGGCTCAAATGTTCAGCCCATGATCTACGACACAATCACCCGCCTCATTATGGCCTCATCTCATCATCAACCATCTGCTGATATCTTGAAGATGATTCAAGAATCT ATTGGCTGCTGCGGAGCTGATGGTCCCAATGACTATGTCATCCTGAAACATCCCCTGCCAAGAGAGTGCAGAGATACCGTAACTGGAAACGCCTTCTTCCATGGCTGCGTGGATGAATTGACGTGGTTCTTGGAGGATAAATCCGGCTGGGTAGCTGGTCTTGCCATGGCTCTAGCCCTCATGCATGTCATCAATGGTGTTATGAGCTTGGTCCTTATACAAGCACTCAAGAAAGAAGAAGGAGAAGTGCACGGATACAGACACTAA